ATAAGAGCCATGTTCGTTACGCTGACCCATTTAGGCCCGTTCCCTACACAGACGTATCTTAATCCGGATAACATAATATCCTCATTCACCACCGGCAACGATCTGTTCTTCTCCGGCCATACCGGCCTGCCGTTCCTGTTAGCATTCATATTTTGGTATGATATGCGCCTGCGCGTAGCCTTTATCGCGACTTCGATTCTTTTCGGAGCCGTCGTGCTCATGGGACATTTCCACTATTCTATAGACGTAGCAGCAGCATTCTTCATCACTTACACCATTTATCACATAGCCGAAAGCTGGTTCGAAAAAGACGCGGCTCTGTTCAAGAGCGTTTAAGTGTTTTCAAGCTCAATCATCATCACCTCTTCTCTGCACCGCGGCGATGATGGCTATATTGCCTATTGAACGCTTGACTTTAAGCTCTTTTGGCATTTGGGGCCATTATACTATATTTGGCATATCCATAGTATAATACGGCCAAATGAACCCGAAGACTCTCGTATGGATCGGCGTCTTCATCGGCGGAGCCGTCGGCGGATACATTCCTACGCTGTTCGGAGCGGGCGGCTTCTCTGTAGAATCGGTCATCGGCAATACCATCGGAGGTCTGATCGGCATCTGGGCCGGCTTCAAAGCTTCACAGTTTTTCTGATCTGTAAAAAAGTCAAGCAGGATCGATTCCAGCAGTCGTTGACAGGCATCTTTAAAAATGTAACTCTAATGTCTGGAAACCTCAACTATGTACATATAAAATGAATGACCTGAATAAAATCGCCGGCGCCAATCTTTGTGCGCTGAAGCAAAATCCCTATCCCGGCCGAGGCATAGTCCTCGGTCTCGACGAAAAACAAGAGAGCTTCATCCAAATATATTGGGTTACAGGAAGAAGCTTTAACAGTCGCAACCGGATTCTTGATTCCGAATTCGGCCGAGTATTCACCCTCGCCGCTGATCCATCAAGAGTTAAGGATCCCAGCCTGATCATCTACGACGCCATGCAAGAGAATGATGGCTTCTATGTGG
Above is a window of Patescibacteria group bacterium DNA encoding:
- a CDS encoding phosphatase PAP2-related protein, whose amino-acid sequence is MTIFKIEDFSWDSMVRWFTDWRFIRSCLFSIGILLASFVLNYYSSMYATLRASNSVSDIILSNIPVYDVEDIFIYGPLVLWGFVALLLITNPQKIPFTLKTISLFVVIRAMFVTLTHLGPFPTQTYLNPDNIISSFTTGNDLFFSGHTGLPFLLAFIFWYDMRLRVAFIATSILFGAVVLMGHFHYSIDVAAAFFITYTIYHIAESWFEKDAALFKSV
- a CDS encoding IMP cyclohydrolase; translation: MNDLNKIAGANLCALKQNPYPGRGIVLGLDEKQESFIQIYWVTGRSFNSRNRILDSEFGRVFTLAADPSRVKDPSLIIYDAMQENDGFYV